The following proteins come from a genomic window of Pseudomonas hygromyciniae:
- a CDS encoding response regulator transcription factor, with translation MSDEIQVEGEELPHLLLVDDDATFTRVMARAMSRRGFRVSTAGSAEEGLTIAQADLPDYAALDLKMDGDSGLVLLPKLLELDPEMRVLILTGYSSIATAVEAIKRGACNYLCKPADADDVLAALLSEHADLDTLVPENPMSVDRLQWEHIQRVLTEHEGNISATARALGMHRRTLQRKLQKRPVRR, from the coding sequence ATGAGTGACGAGATCCAAGTCGAAGGCGAAGAACTGCCGCACCTGTTGCTGGTAGATGACGATGCCACCTTTACCCGCGTGATGGCGCGAGCCATGAGCCGTCGTGGGTTTCGCGTCAGCACCGCAGGCTCCGCCGAAGAAGGCCTGACTATCGCCCAGGCCGACCTGCCGGACTATGCGGCACTGGACCTGAAAATGGATGGTGATTCGGGCCTGGTGCTGTTGCCCAAATTGCTGGAACTGGACCCGGAAATGCGCGTGCTAATCCTTACCGGGTATTCCAGCATTGCCACCGCCGTCGAGGCGATCAAGCGCGGTGCCTGCAATTACCTGTGCAAGCCGGCCGATGCCGATGATGTGCTGGCTGCGCTGCTCTCCGAGCATGCCGACCTCGACACCCTGGTGCCGGAAAACCCGATGTCGGTGGACCGTCTGCAGTGGGAGCACATCCAGCGTGTGTTGACCGAGCATGAAGGTAATATCTCGGCCACCGCCCGTGCTCTTGGCATGCACCGCAGGACACTGCAGCGCAAACTGCAAAAGCGCCCGGTTCGGCGCTGA
- a CDS encoding ABC transporter substrate-binding protein, with protein MGQAAEKKSLVFCSEGSPAGFDTAQYTTATDNDAAEPIYNRLVEFEKGETGVVPGLATKWDISPDGLTYTFHLREGVKFHSNKEFQPTRDFNADDVLFTFNRMLDPDHPFRKAYPTEFPYFNGMSLNKNIAKVEKTDPYTVVMTLNTVDAAFVQNIAMSFAAILSAEYAEQLLKTGKPSDINQKPIGTGPFVFQRYQKDSQIRYAGNKQYWDPSKVKLDQLIFAINTDASVRVQKLKANECQVTLHPRPADVDALKADPNLQLLTKPGFNLGYIAYNVRHKPFDQLEVRQALDMAVNKQSILNAVYQGAGQLAVNAMPPTQWSYDDSIKDAAYNPEKAKELLKAAGVKEGTEITLWAMPVQRPYNPNAKLMAEMLQNDWAKIGLKVKIVSYEWGEYIKRTKNGEHDVSLIGWTGDNGDPDNWLGTLYSCDAIGGNNYSMWCDPAYDKLIKQAKVVTDREQRTVLYKQAQQLLKQQVPITPVAHSTVNQPLSTKVEGFKVSPFGRNVFSGVSITP; from the coding sequence ATGGGCCAGGCTGCCGAGAAGAAAAGCCTGGTGTTCTGCTCCGAAGGCAGCCCGGCCGGGTTCGATACTGCGCAATACACCACCGCCACCGACAACGATGCGGCCGAACCGATCTACAACCGCTTGGTTGAGTTCGAAAAGGGCGAAACCGGGGTCGTCCCAGGACTGGCTACCAAGTGGGATATCTCGCCAGACGGCCTGACCTATACCTTCCACTTGCGCGAAGGGGTGAAGTTCCACAGCAACAAGGAATTCCAGCCGACACGGGATTTCAATGCCGATGACGTGCTGTTCACCTTCAATCGCATGCTTGATCCCGACCATCCGTTTCGCAAGGCCTACCCCACCGAGTTTCCGTACTTCAACGGGATGAGCCTGAACAAGAACATCGCCAAGGTCGAGAAAACCGACCCGTACACCGTGGTGATGACCCTCAATACGGTCGACGCTGCGTTTGTCCAAAACATCGCCATGAGTTTCGCCGCAATCCTCTCGGCGGAATACGCCGAACAACTGCTCAAGACCGGCAAACCCAGCGATATCAACCAGAAGCCGATCGGCACCGGGCCGTTCGTGTTCCAGCGTTACCAGAAGGATTCGCAGATCCGTTACGCCGGCAATAAACAGTATTGGGACCCGAGCAAGGTCAAGCTCGACCAACTGATTTTCGCCATCAACACCGACGCGTCGGTGCGGGTACAGAAGCTCAAGGCCAATGAATGCCAGGTCACCCTGCATCCACGCCCGGCTGATGTCGACGCGCTCAAGGCCGACCCCAACCTGCAACTGCTGACCAAGCCTGGCTTCAACCTCGGCTACATCGCCTACAACGTGCGGCACAAGCCCTTCGACCAGCTCGAAGTGCGCCAGGCGCTGGACATGGCGGTGAACAAGCAGAGCATCCTTAACGCCGTGTACCAAGGCGCCGGGCAGTTGGCAGTCAATGCCATGCCGCCGACCCAATGGTCCTACGACGACAGCATCAAGGACGCCGCCTACAACCCGGAAAAAGCCAAGGAATTGCTCAAGGCTGCGGGCGTCAAGGAAGGCACCGAAATCACCCTGTGGGCGATGCCGGTCCAGCGCCCGTACAACCCCAACGCCAAGCTGATGGCCGAGATGCTGCAAAACGACTGGGCCAAGATCGGCCTCAAGGTCAAGATCGTCAGCTATGAATGGGGCGAGTACATCAAGCGCACCAAGAACGGCGAGCACGATGTCAGCCTGATTGGCTGGACCGGCGATAACGGTGACCCGGACAACTGGCTGGGCACCCTCTACAGCTGCGACGCCATCGGCGGGAACAACTACTCGATGTGGTGCGACCCTGCGTACGACAAGCTGATCAAGCAAGCCAAGGTCGTCACCGACCGCGAACAAAGGACTGTTCTCTACAAACAGGCGCAGCAACTGCTCAAACAGCAGGTGCCGATCACGCCTGTCGCCCACTCGACGGTCAACCAGCCGTTAAGCACCAAGGTCGAAGGCTTCAAAGTGAGCCCCTTCGGCCGCAACGTGTTCTCGGGCGTCAGTATTACCCCATAA
- a CDS encoding ABC transporter substrate-binding protein, whose translation MLKHAVIPFLVSAGLMAAAPFAQAATNLVFCSEGSPAGFDPGQYTTGTDFDASAETMFNRLSQFERGGTAVIPGLATKWDVSEDGLTYTFHLREGVKFHTTPYFKPTREFNADDVLFTFNRMINKDDPFRKAYPTEFPYFTDMGMDTNIKNIEKIDDHTVKFTLGTVDAAFIQNLAMSFASLQSAEYAAQLLKEGKPQEINQKPVGTGPFVFKSYQKDSNIRFTGNKDYWKPEDVKIDNLIFAITTDPSVRVQKLKKNECQVTLFPRPADLKALGEDKTLKLPHQAGFNLGYIAYNVMPVLKGQTAANPLADLRVRQALDMSVNKQQIIDSVYQGAGQLAVNAMPPTQWSYDETIKDVPHDVAKAKELLKEAGVKEGTEITLWAMPVQRPYNPNAKLMAEMLQNDWKQIGLKVNIVSYEWGEYIKRSKGGENQAMIIGWSGDNGDPDNWLNVLFGCDSLAGNNFSKWCDKKFDGIVKEAKATSDVAKRTELYKQAQHVLKDAVPMTPIAHSTVYQPMRNNVQDFKISPFGLNSFYGVSVSK comes from the coding sequence ATGCTTAAACACGCAGTCATTCCGTTTTTAGTCAGCGCCGGTTTAATGGCCGCTGCACCTTTCGCCCAGGCGGCGACTAATCTGGTGTTCTGCTCCGAAGGGAGCCCGGCCGGTTTCGACCCAGGCCAGTACACCACCGGAACAGACTTCGATGCTTCGGCCGAAACCATGTTCAACCGTCTCAGCCAGTTCGAGCGTGGCGGCACCGCCGTGATTCCTGGCCTGGCCACCAAGTGGGACGTTTCCGAAGATGGCCTGACCTACACCTTCCACCTGCGCGAAGGGGTCAAGTTCCACACCACGCCATACTTCAAGCCGACGCGCGAATTCAACGCCGACGACGTGCTCTTCACCTTCAACCGGATGATCAACAAAGACGATCCATTCCGTAAGGCCTACCCCACCGAGTTCCCGTATTTCACGGACATGGGGATGGACACCAACATCAAGAACATCGAGAAAATCGACGACCACACCGTCAAGTTCACCCTTGGCACCGTGGACGCCGCGTTTATCCAGAACCTGGCCATGAGCTTCGCCTCGCTGCAGTCGGCCGAATACGCCGCCCAACTGTTGAAGGAAGGCAAGCCCCAGGAGATCAACCAGAAGCCGGTAGGCACTGGCCCGTTCGTGTTCAAGAGCTACCAGAAAGACTCCAACATCCGCTTCACCGGCAACAAGGATTACTGGAAGCCTGAAGACGTGAAGATCGACAACCTGATCTTCGCCATCACCACCGACCCGTCGGTACGCGTGCAGAAACTCAAGAAGAATGAATGCCAGGTCACCCTCTTCCCACGTCCAGCCGACCTCAAGGCCCTGGGCGAAGACAAGACCCTGAAACTGCCACACCAGGCCGGTTTCAACCTGGGCTATATCGCCTACAACGTCATGCCTGTGCTCAAAGGCCAGACTGCGGCCAACCCACTGGCCGACCTACGCGTACGCCAGGCCCTGGACATGTCGGTCAACAAGCAGCAGATCATCGACTCGGTTTACCAGGGCGCAGGCCAACTGGCGGTCAACGCCATGCCGCCGACCCAGTGGTCCTATGACGAGACCATCAAGGACGTCCCGCACGACGTGGCCAAGGCCAAGGAATTGCTCAAGGAAGCCGGCGTCAAGGAAGGCACCGAAATCACCCTGTGGGCCATGCCAGTCCAGCGTCCGTACAACCCCAACGCCAAGCTGATGGCCGAGATGCTGCAGAACGACTGGAAGCAGATCGGCTTGAAGGTCAACATCGTCAGCTACGAGTGGGGCGAGTACATCAAGCGCTCCAAGGGCGGCGAGAACCAGGCCATGATCATCGGCTGGAGCGGTGACAATGGTGACCCTGACAACTGGCTGAACGTACTGTTTGGCTGCGACTCCCTGGCCGGCAACAACTTCTCCAAATGGTGTGACAAAAAATTCGACGGCATCGTGAAAGAAGCCAAGGCCACGTCGGATGTCGCCAAGCGCACCGAACTGTACAAACAGGCGCAACACGTCCTCAAAGACGCAGTCCCCATGACACCTATCGCACACTCGACGGTGTATCAACCCATGCGCAACAACGTGCAGGACTTCAAGATCAGCCCGTTTGGCTTGAATTCCTTCTACGGGGTGAGCGTCAGCAAGTAG
- a CDS encoding SIMPL domain-containing protein (The SIMPL domain is named for its presence in mouse protein SIMPL (signalling molecule that associates with mouse pelle-like kinase). Bacterial member BP26, from Brucella, was shown to assemble into a channel-like structure, while YggE from E. coli has been associated with resistance to oxidative stress.) — protein MSRFTRSATVIALSVGSLASLPVLAADQLHYNQISLRAEVSQEVARDQMIVTLYTESQNSDPGKLAAEITTTMNKALAQAREVKSVTLRQGSRNSYPIYDNKNQKITGWRERAELRMESSDFAALSKLTGEMLTNLKMDSMDFAIANPTRKASEDALLKEAVSAFKARAQLATDALGGKGYKIVNLNFNTNGYPQPYARGGMMMKAAAMDSAPTPEVEAGTSQVSMSADGVIEVLQ, from the coding sequence ATGTCACGTTTCACTCGCAGTGCCACCGTTATCGCCCTCAGTGTTGGCAGCCTCGCCAGCCTGCCCGTACTGGCTGCCGATCAACTGCACTACAACCAGATCTCCCTACGTGCCGAAGTCAGCCAGGAAGTGGCCCGTGACCAGATGATCGTTACGTTGTACACCGAGTCCCAGAACAGCGACCCGGGCAAGCTGGCCGCCGAAATCACCACCACCATGAACAAGGCGCTGGCCCAGGCCCGCGAAGTCAAGAGCGTGACCCTGCGCCAGGGCAGCCGTAACAGCTACCCGATCTACGACAACAAGAACCAGAAGATCACCGGCTGGCGTGAACGCGCTGAGCTGCGCATGGAAAGCTCGGACTTCGCTGCGCTGTCCAAACTCACCGGCGAGATGCTGACCAACCTGAAAATGGACAGTATGGACTTCGCCATCGCCAACCCAACCCGCAAGGCCAGCGAAGATGCACTGCTCAAGGAAGCGGTCAGCGCGTTCAAGGCCCGTGCACAACTGGCCACTGACGCGCTGGGCGGCAAGGGCTACAAGATCGTCAACCTGAACTTCAATACCAATGGCTATCCACAGCCCTACGCCCGTGGCGGCATGATGATGAAGGCTGCGGCGATGGATTCGGCGCCCACACCTGAAGTCGAGGCTGGCACCAGCCAGGTCAGCATGAGTGCGGACGGGGTGATCGAAGTCTTGCAGTAA
- a CDS encoding ATP-binding protein, which produces MLAPVQLTSATRQNLWRLTFIRTLVLAAQAGSVGLAYWFELLPLPWLQLWVTLAFSTVLCVFTAIRLRTTWPVTELEYALQLACDLFIHSVLLYFSGGSTNPFVSYYLVPLTIAAVTLPWRYSVILSGIALALYTLLLAQFYPLETFPIARENLQIYGMWLSFALSAAVITFFAARMAEELRRQEELRAIRREEGLRDQQLLAVATQAAGAAHELGTPLATMSVLIKEMRQDHHDPALQDDLGVLQEQVKQCKQTLQQLVRAAEANRRLAVDMQDVTQWLDEALNRWHLMRPEASYRFHLLGQGAVPRMAPPPDLTQALLNLLNNAADACPEGLEVQLDWDAENLTISIRDHGAGVPLAIAEQIGKPFFTTKGKGFGLGLFLSKASVTRAGGSVKLYPHEEGGTLTELRLPRAARGDIDE; this is translated from the coding sequence ATGCTCGCCCCCGTACAACTGACTTCCGCCACTCGCCAGAACCTCTGGCGCCTGACGTTTATCCGCACCCTGGTACTGGCCGCACAGGCCGGCTCCGTCGGGCTCGCCTATTGGTTTGAGCTGCTGCCGTTGCCCTGGCTGCAACTGTGGGTGACTTTGGCTTTTTCCACGGTGTTGTGTGTGTTCACGGCCATCCGCCTGCGCACCACGTGGCCGGTGACGGAGCTGGAGTATGCCCTGCAACTGGCCTGTGACCTGTTTATCCATAGTGTGTTGCTGTATTTCTCCGGCGGCTCCACCAACCCCTTCGTCTCCTATTACCTGGTGCCGCTGACCATCGCCGCGGTGACATTGCCGTGGCGCTATTCGGTGATCCTGTCGGGTATTGCCTTGGCGCTGTATACCTTGTTGCTGGCGCAGTTCTATCCCCTGGAAACGTTCCCGATCGCCCGGGAAAACCTGCAAATCTACGGCATGTGGCTGAGCTTTGCGCTGTCGGCGGCGGTGATCACCTTTTTTGCTGCGCGCATGGCTGAAGAGCTGCGGCGCCAGGAAGAACTGCGCGCTATCCGCCGCGAAGAGGGCCTGCGCGACCAGCAACTGCTGGCAGTGGCGACCCAGGCCGCCGGCGCGGCCCATGAGCTGGGTACGCCGCTGGCAACCATGAGCGTGCTGATCAAGGAAATGCGCCAGGACCATCACGACCCGGCGCTGCAAGACGACCTCGGCGTGCTGCAGGAACAGGTCAAGCAGTGCAAGCAAACCTTGCAGCAACTGGTGCGCGCCGCCGAAGCCAACCGGCGCTTGGCGGTGGATATGCAAGACGTCACCCAGTGGTTGGACGAAGCGCTGAACCGCTGGCACCTGATGCGTCCCGAAGCCAGTTACCGTTTCCATCTGCTGGGGCAGGGCGCAGTGCCTCGCATGGCGCCACCGCCGGATCTGACCCAGGCGTTGCTGAACCTGTTGAACAATGCAGCCGACGCCTGCCCGGAAGGCCTGGAAGTGCAGCTGGACTGGGATGCGGAAAACCTCACCATCAGCATTCGCGACCACGGCGCCGGTGTGCCGCTGGCCATTGCCGAACAGATCGGCAAGCCATTTTTTACCACCAAGGGCAAAGGCTTCGGCCTGGGCCTGTTCTTGAGCAAGGCCAGCGTGACCCGCGCTGGCGGCTCGGTGAAACTTTACCCCCATGAGGAAGGCGGCACGCTCACCGAGCTGCGCCTGCCCCGTGCTGCACGAGGAGACATCGATGAGTGA
- a CDS encoding ABC transporter substrate-binding protein codes for MEKNALKTLFLAAGLLALTPMAHAASTLVYCSEASPAGFDPSQYTSGTDFDASAETVFNRLTQFKRGGTEVEPGLATRWEVSEDGLAYTFHLRDGVKFHSTEYFTPTRDFNADDVLFTFQRLLDANTPFRQAYPSESPYFTDMGLNTTIKSVEKLDEHSVRFNLNNVDAAFVQNLAMSFASVQSAEYAAQLLKQGKAADINQKPVGTGPFVFKRYQKDSQIRYVANKQYWKPEDVKLDNLVFAITPDAASRLQKLKAGECQVSGYPRPSDIEVMKQDPNLRVLQQAGFNLGFLAYNVTHPPLDQLKVRQALDMAIDKPAIIQAVYQSAGQLAQNALPPAQWSYDPNIKDAPHDPAKARALLKEAGVAPGTTINLWAMTVQRASNPNARMSAQMIQQDWAKVGITANIVSYEWGEYIKRAKNGEHDVMIYGWTGDNGDPDNWLGVLYSCAAVKGSNYAKWCNPQYDELVQKAKLSSNRDERIKWYQQAQKILKDQVPITPIANSTVFQPLRKEVQDFKISPFGLTPFYGVSLNK; via the coding sequence ATGGAAAAAAACGCCTTGAAAACACTGTTCCTCGCTGCGGGGTTGTTGGCATTGACGCCCATGGCCCATGCCGCCAGCACCCTGGTCTACTGCTCCGAAGCCAGCCCCGCCGGTTTCGACCCCAGCCAATACACCAGCGGCACCGACTTTGATGCCTCGGCCGAAACCGTGTTCAACCGCCTGACCCAGTTCAAGCGCGGCGGGACCGAAGTCGAGCCGGGACTGGCGACTCGTTGGGAGGTGTCCGAGGACGGCCTGGCCTACACCTTCCACCTGCGCGACGGGGTCAAGTTCCACAGCACCGAGTACTTCACACCGACCCGCGACTTTAATGCCGATGATGTGCTGTTCACCTTCCAGCGCCTGTTGGACGCCAACACCCCATTCCGCCAGGCGTACCCGTCCGAATCGCCGTACTTCACCGACATGGGCCTGAACACCACGATCAAAAGCGTGGAAAAACTCGACGAACACAGCGTGCGTTTCAACCTCAACAACGTCGACGCCGCTTTCGTGCAGAACCTGGCCATGAGCTTTGCTTCCGTGCAATCGGCGGAGTACGCCGCGCAGTTGCTCAAACAAGGAAAGGCCGCCGATATCAACCAGAAGCCGGTCGGCACCGGGCCGTTTGTGTTCAAACGCTACCAGAAGGACTCGCAGATTCGCTACGTCGCCAATAAACAGTATTGGAAGCCTGAGGATGTGAAGCTCGACAACCTGGTGTTCGCCATCACCCCCGACGCCGCGTCGCGCTTGCAAAAGCTCAAGGCCGGCGAATGCCAGGTCAGCGGCTATCCGCGCCCCTCGGATATAGAGGTGATGAAGCAGGATCCCAACCTGCGCGTGCTGCAACAGGCAGGCTTCAATCTGGGCTTCCTGGCCTATAACGTGACCCATCCGCCACTGGATCAACTCAAGGTGCGCCAGGCCCTGGACATGGCCATCGATAAGCCGGCGATTATCCAAGCGGTGTACCAAAGTGCCGGACAATTGGCGCAAAACGCGCTACCTCCGGCCCAGTGGTCTTATGACCCCAACATCAAGGACGCGCCGCACGATCCAGCCAAGGCCCGGGCGCTACTAAAAGAAGCAGGGGTTGCACCCGGTACCACCATCAACCTGTGGGCGATGACCGTGCAACGCGCCTCCAATCCCAATGCGCGCATGTCGGCGCAGATGATCCAGCAGGATTGGGCCAAGGTCGGGATCACCGCCAATATCGTCAGCTATGAGTGGGGCGAATACATCAAGCGCGCGAAAAACGGCGAGCACGATGTGATGATTTACGGCTGGACCGGCGACAACGGAGACCCGGATAACTGGCTTGGCGTGCTCTACAGTTGTGCGGCGGTAAAGGGCAGCAACTATGCAAAATGGTGTAACCCGCAGTACGACGAACTGGTGCAGAAGGCCAAGCTCAGCAGCAACCGTGACGAGCGCATCAAGTGGTATCAACAGGCGCAAAAAATACTTAAAGATCAAGTACCTATAACGCCTATTGCGAACTCGACGGTTTTCCAGCCACTGCGCAAGGAGGTCCAGGACTTCAAAATCAGCCCGTTTGGGCTGACGCCGTTCTATGGCGTAAGTCTGAATAAGTAA
- a CDS encoding dermonecrotic toxin domain-containing protein has product MSVDPTPGKDVENSQKVPPPIDVGLNINVDPVAKHISSAFKTVEQEASDFLKEKFAELKKKDPANKEKWDIDPDNTYLVTYDYNSVGEEPYPAKGIQRISLTQALIKNAQDTPTGKGYKIPFFAGGPNVKIQNSLPMNNPGIFDFSTRFSPYRKDADVTHTYQGIYVESSDAPSQTYNSTNQSSITPKEFKNLVWQADFKQPYTNFLDEFWSTHIEKYPVLAKASFVKSAMTQHQEGSLTTDGRELIMRAAGLSGNQESWPDITYDDLQKNPPKDPNIEVGLLKLGEYQSTDLIYITDNKVTFDNDGKRIPPLTLLYIPGNSSPIHSFNSQAEMKKWLAEQMADPAKRDALASHFKLEDKPNGWERAGLDETLIGLGTWPETRETPGGILSYDHRAFSGKWDPEKFITTEPNNLPFQEVTKRQKDRSYADAAVKITSDRDETKKNIIDGLTKTSKVALFLTPLAFVVPEVALALDTFYLASGGVTASIGVDDNLHNKAKGTDRIVFGLFNAATVAIPRVIGKAREQSIGEFKAPEDTASPPDQEPPQPPENPDNGVIGTDIASETGPITVVQMGGPMNELKYVSNEVHTYVDTYKSGKRLNIVAHGSKPSWADKFLGNGSQVVIDGKGYTPQKLVALLKDKGIDPERYDSVRLIMCHSAEGRGNSFAAKFQKEINKPVKAYDGTVTLSFGSTAMKKIRDQVVTQIMQSDPTISLENAENLAEIKLQDALNGYAIPELKKANGQLVQINTAPAEDPPKYEIVRIVYKPIHFPRTGS; this is encoded by the coding sequence GTGAGCGTTGACCCCACCCCTGGCAAAGATGTCGAGAATAGTCAAAAAGTACCACCCCCCATTGATGTGGGTCTCAACATAAATGTTGACCCCGTTGCAAAGCATATTTCCAGTGCATTTAAAACTGTCGAACAAGAAGCATCTGATTTTCTCAAAGAAAAATTTGCAGAGTTGAAAAAGAAAGACCCCGCTAACAAGGAGAAATGGGATATTGATCCCGACAATACCTACCTAGTGACCTACGACTATAACAGTGTGGGGGAAGAGCCTTACCCGGCAAAGGGTATCCAGCGTATTTCACTGACGCAAGCGTTGATCAAAAATGCGCAAGATACTCCCACTGGGAAGGGATACAAGATCCCATTCTTCGCTGGCGGTCCTAATGTAAAAATCCAGAACAGTTTACCCATGAACAACCCAGGTATCTTTGACTTCTCAACCCGGTTTTCCCCTTATCGAAAAGACGCGGATGTTACCCATACTTATCAAGGAATTTATGTAGAATCGTCCGACGCTCCCTCACAGACATATAACTCTACCAACCAGAGTTCAATTACCCCGAAAGAGTTCAAAAACCTTGTTTGGCAGGCTGACTTTAAACAGCCTTATACTAACTTTCTGGATGAGTTCTGGAGCACCCACATAGAAAAATACCCGGTGCTGGCCAAAGCGTCATTCGTCAAGTCAGCCATGACTCAACATCAAGAAGGCAGCTTGACTACTGATGGTCGAGAACTGATCATGCGAGCCGCCGGATTATCAGGCAACCAGGAATCATGGCCTGACATTACTTATGATGACTTACAAAAAAATCCCCCCAAGGACCCCAACATTGAAGTCGGGTTGCTCAAGCTCGGAGAATATCAATCGACCGACCTCATATACATTACTGACAATAAGGTAACGTTTGACAACGACGGGAAGAGGATTCCTCCCCTCACCCTTCTTTATATACCCGGAAACTCCTCACCCATTCACAGTTTCAATAGCCAGGCAGAGATGAAGAAGTGGCTCGCCGAACAAATGGCTGATCCTGCCAAGCGCGATGCCCTGGCCTCACACTTTAAGCTTGAAGACAAGCCCAACGGCTGGGAGCGAGCCGGGTTAGACGAAACACTGATCGGCCTCGGTACCTGGCCTGAAACACGTGAAACCCCGGGAGGAATACTTTCCTATGACCATCGGGCCTTTAGCGGTAAATGGGATCCTGAAAAATTCATCACCACAGAACCTAACAACCTACCGTTCCAAGAAGTCACAAAACGCCAGAAAGATCGCTCTTATGCAGATGCGGCTGTCAAAATAACCAGTGACAGAGACGAGACCAAGAAGAACATCATTGATGGCCTGACAAAGACTTCGAAAGTTGCTCTATTTTTAACTCCACTGGCTTTCGTGGTACCTGAAGTCGCATTGGCCCTGGACACTTTTTATCTCGCCAGTGGCGGCGTAACTGCCAGCATCGGAGTTGATGACAACCTACATAACAAGGCCAAAGGTACTGATCGAATTGTATTCGGCCTGTTCAACGCAGCGACAGTGGCGATACCCAGAGTCATAGGTAAAGCCCGGGAGCAGTCTATCGGTGAATTCAAAGCCCCAGAAGACACTGCATCGCCCCCGGACCAAGAACCACCCCAACCTCCAGAGAACCCTGACAATGGGGTGATTGGTACGGACATAGCGAGCGAAACAGGTCCGATTACTGTCGTTCAAATGGGTGGCCCGATGAATGAGCTAAAATATGTCTCCAACGAAGTCCATACCTATGTAGACACCTACAAATCCGGAAAGCGACTTAACATTGTTGCCCATGGTTCCAAACCAAGTTGGGCTGATAAGTTCTTAGGCAATGGATCGCAGGTTGTCATCGATGGAAAAGGCTACACGCCTCAAAAATTAGTCGCCCTATTGAAAGACAAAGGCATAGACCCGGAAAGATATGACTCTGTGCGTCTTATAATGTGTCACTCTGCGGAGGGGCGAGGCAATTCGTTTGCGGCAAAGTTTCAAAAAGAGATCAATAAGCCGGTAAAAGCTTACGATGGGACGGTGACCCTCAGTTTCGGTTCAACAGCCATGAAAAAAATTCGAGATCAGGTCGTGACTCAAATTATGCAGTCAGATCCAACAATCTCTCTTGAAAATGCAGAAAACCTGGCTGAAATCAAACTGCAAGATGCTTTGAACGGCTATGCAATTCCAGAACTCAAAAAAGCCAATGGTCAGTTGGTCCAAATCAATACTGCGCCTGCAGAGGATCCGCCGAAATATGAGATTGTTAGAATTGTATACAAGCCGATTCACTTCCCAAGGACCGGTTCATGA